One Pullulanibacillus sp. KACC 23026 DNA segment encodes these proteins:
- a CDS encoding ribokinase translates to MKKTVVIGSINMDLVNKVHAHPLPGETILGLNLEYSPGGKGANQAVATARAGSDVTMLGAVGNDEFSRRLLENLSRNHVNTSFVKTTDGPTSLAIITVDDRGENSIIVTPGANQTFSEHDLIQTFDEKAFEDVHSIILQNEIPLTTTLKAIEMANRKGIQVIFNPAPISNIGLEHLEQVDVVILNETEAQTLTGMDLVYDFNKENVQEAFRMLLRSGPKAVIITLGEHGSIYGTYQTVEGGQNEDPSFLLCQDGLTLIKEDAFKVKTVDTTAAGDTFVGAFSTMYETPSDAKEALRFATAASALAVTKEGAQESTPYKDEILKFLSEQQR, encoded by the coding sequence ATGAAAAAAACAGTTGTAATCGGAAGTATCAACATGGACTTAGTGAATAAAGTGCATGCCCATCCGCTTCCAGGTGAAACCATTCTTGGGTTGAATCTTGAGTATAGTCCTGGAGGAAAAGGAGCCAATCAAGCGGTTGCGACGGCTCGTGCTGGAAGTGACGTAACCATGCTTGGAGCAGTAGGGAATGACGAGTTCTCAAGGCGACTATTAGAGAACTTATCACGTAACCATGTCAACACGTCATTTGTTAAAACGACAGATGGCCCGACAAGTTTAGCGATCATTACGGTAGATGATCGTGGAGAAAATTCGATTATTGTTACGCCTGGAGCCAATCAAACCTTTTCTGAACACGATTTAATCCAGACTTTTGATGAAAAGGCTTTTGAAGACGTTCATTCCATTATTTTGCAAAATGAAATTCCATTAACGACAACATTGAAAGCAATTGAAATGGCCAATAGGAAAGGTATTCAGGTGATCTTTAATCCGGCACCCATTTCAAATATAGGATTAGAACACCTTGAACAAGTCGATGTTGTTATTCTTAATGAGACTGAGGCTCAAACTTTAACGGGGATGGATCTGGTCTACGATTTTAATAAAGAAAACGTACAAGAAGCTTTCCGTATGCTATTAAGATCTGGACCAAAGGCAGTGATTATTACATTAGGTGAACACGGTTCAATTTATGGGACTTATCAGACTGTTGAGGGTGGCCAAAATGAAGATCCTTCGTTCTTGCTCTGCCAAGATGGTTTGACCCTTATTAAAGAAGATGCTTTTAAAGTTAAGACGGTTGATACCACAGCGGCGGGAGATACTTTTGTAGGTGCCTTTTCTACAATGTATGAAACCCCTTCGGATGCAAAAGAAGCCCTTCGATTTGCAACAGCGGCTTCAGCGTTGGCGGTTACAAAAGAAGGGGCACAAGAATCAACCCCATACAAGGATGAGATATTAAAATTTTTAAGTGAACAACAGAGATAA
- a CDS encoding thiamine phosphate synthase yields MTKELHAITNGKLNLDEVTSIARDITPFITSLHIREKDRSEDEIRHWVEHLLHHGIPREKLILNRHFQMAGEYRLGGVQLPANFAHNPLDIKRAFPFLKIGASVHNLSEALFYQKSGADFLLFGNIYETTCKPGLKGRGISQLEELVHAVTIPVIALGGIRLEHVPELIELNISGIAVMSGVMGAQDPVKAVHLYQEKLKERSRFNDTRTI; encoded by the coding sequence ATGACAAAAGAGTTACACGCGATTACAAATGGTAAGTTGAATTTAGATGAGGTCACCTCAATCGCCCGGGACATCACGCCCTTTATCACATCGCTCCATATTCGAGAAAAGGATCGTTCTGAAGACGAAATAAGGCACTGGGTTGAGCACCTTCTACATCATGGTATTCCAAGGGAAAAGCTCATTCTTAATCGCCATTTTCAAATGGCGGGCGAGTATAGGCTCGGAGGCGTCCAGCTTCCCGCAAACTTTGCCCACAACCCATTGGATATTAAGAGGGCGTTCCCTTTCTTAAAAATAGGGGCTTCTGTACATAACTTATCTGAAGCCCTTTTCTATCAAAAAAGCGGAGCGGATTTCTTGTTGTTTGGAAATATCTATGAAACCACGTGTAAACCGGGCCTTAAGGGGAGAGGAATCTCTCAGTTGGAGGAGCTCGTGCATGCCGTGACCATCCCTGTCATCGCATTAGGGGGAATACGACTTGAGCATGTTCCAGAACTCATTGAATTAAACATCTCTGGAATAGCGGTTATGTCAGGTGTCATGGGAGCTCAGGATCCCGTGAAAGCTGTTCATCTTTACCAAGAAAAGTTAAAGGAAAGGAGTCGATTCAATGATACCAGAACCATTTGA
- the thiO gene encoding glycine oxidase ThiO has product MIPEPFDSIIIGGGVNGCSIAYHLAKQGKKVLLLEKNKIGSEASSAAAGMLGVQAELDDPNSLFELAKKSRALFPAIASEIREVTHIDIELIWNGQLKIAETREQVIHYKKIADWQTSIGEKAVWLEPEEVLELEPSLSNNIHGALYFPEEGHVSAPQLTQGFAKAAAAFGAVIREFCEVQTLLIQDGTVNGVRTPTGDFYGQSIVVATGAWSRKWLPEGMNEKNAYFPVKGEAFSVQTNVPLLKRTVFTKGCYMVPKKGGELIIGATMEPHTFDKSVSVEGLSQLMNKVKTLLPLIGTATLDRFWSGIRPMTPDGYPYLGEHPELNHLFFAVGHSRNGILLSPITGKSMADLILGNTPSVDLTDFKLTRNKSQEVIL; this is encoded by the coding sequence ATGATACCAGAACCATTTGATTCGATTATTATCGGTGGTGGCGTGAATGGCTGTTCGATAGCCTATCATTTGGCAAAGCAAGGGAAAAAGGTATTGCTTTTGGAAAAAAACAAAATTGGGTCCGAAGCGTCGAGTGCAGCCGCTGGAATGCTTGGTGTGCAGGCGGAATTAGACGATCCGAATTCTCTTTTTGAACTCGCCAAGAAAAGCCGCGCCCTGTTTCCTGCCATTGCCTCCGAGATCCGAGAGGTCACGCATATAGATATTGAATTGATATGGAATGGTCAATTAAAGATCGCTGAAACGCGTGAACAAGTCATCCATTATAAGAAAATCGCAGACTGGCAAACGTCTATTGGAGAAAAGGCAGTTTGGCTAGAGCCTGAAGAGGTCTTAGAGCTCGAACCCTCGCTTTCTAACAACATTCACGGAGCGCTCTATTTTCCAGAGGAAGGACATGTATCGGCTCCTCAGCTCACACAAGGCTTTGCTAAAGCCGCCGCTGCTTTTGGGGCGGTCATCCGAGAATTTTGCGAGGTGCAAACCTTGCTTATTCAAGACGGAACTGTAAATGGCGTCCGGACTCCAACAGGTGATTTTTATGGTCAATCCATTGTAGTAGCAACAGGGGCGTGGAGTAGGAAATGGTTACCAGAGGGAATGAATGAGAAGAACGCTTATTTTCCTGTTAAGGGAGAAGCCTTTTCTGTTCAAACAAATGTCCCGCTTCTTAAACGGACGGTCTTTACAAAAGGGTGCTATATGGTCCCTAAAAAAGGGGGCGAACTGATCATAGGAGCCACTATGGAGCCGCATACGTTTGATAAATCGGTATCGGTTGAAGGCCTTTCGCAGCTTATGAATAAAGTGAAAACACTTCTCCCATTAATTGGGACGGCCACATTGGATCGCTTTTGGTCAGGTATACGACCGATGACCCCGGATGGTTATCCTTATTTAGGGGAACATCCTGAGTTAAACCACTTATTTTTTGCGGTCGGGCATTCCAGAAACGGCATTTTACTAAGTCCTATTACGGGAAAAAGTATGGCTGATTTAATACTTGGAAATACGCCGTCAGTTGATTTAACTGATTTTAAATTAACCCGCAATAAAAGTCAGGAGGTTATCCTTTGA
- the thiS gene encoding sulfur carrier protein ThiS, which produces MKLTINGRLLALPETVSKVSDLLSHLGLENKVTVVEVNHEIIEKGKQAEQNLTDGDRVEIVHFVGGG; this is translated from the coding sequence TTGAAATTAACCATTAATGGAAGACTATTAGCCTTGCCGGAAACGGTTTCCAAAGTCTCTGATTTACTAAGTCACTTAGGCCTTGAGAACAAAGTCACGGTTGTTGAAGTTAACCATGAAATTATTGAAAAGGGAAAGCAAGCCGAACAAAACTTAACCGATGGTGATCGTGTTGAAATTGTTCATTTTGTAGGAGGCGGTTGA
- a CDS encoding thiazole synthase gives MLKIANYQFQSRLLLGTGKYSDFHLQKEAVNISETEILTFAVRRMNIFEANQPNFLEMIDLDNYKLLPNTAGAATAEEAVRIAKLAKASGLCDMVKVEVIGDSKTLLPDPIETYKACQMLLDEGFIVLPYISDDVVLARRLQALGVHAVMPGASPIGSGQGILNPTNLSFIIEQAEVPVIVDAGIGSPADAARAMELGADGVLLNTAVSGAKDPVKMALAMKLAIEAGRYGFEAGRIPKKKFASASSPTEGLSPL, from the coding sequence ATGCTAAAGATAGCAAACTATCAGTTCCAATCTCGTTTATTACTGGGTACCGGAAAATATTCTGATTTTCATCTCCAAAAAGAAGCGGTGAACATTTCTGAAACGGAGATCTTAACGTTCGCGGTCAGGCGTATGAATATTTTTGAAGCGAACCAACCTAATTTTCTTGAAATGATCGATCTTGACAACTATAAGCTCCTCCCAAATACGGCGGGGGCAGCGACCGCCGAGGAAGCGGTGAGAATTGCCAAGCTCGCCAAGGCGTCTGGGTTGTGTGATATGGTTAAGGTTGAGGTGATTGGGGATTCAAAGACATTATTGCCCGATCCTATTGAAACATATAAAGCTTGTCAAATGCTACTAGATGAAGGATTTATTGTCCTTCCTTATATATCGGATGATGTGGTCCTTGCTAGAAGACTTCAAGCTCTTGGCGTTCATGCGGTGATGCCAGGTGCGTCACCAATTGGGTCCGGTCAAGGAATCTTGAACCCCACTAACCTCTCTTTTATTATCGAACAAGCCGAAGTCCCTGTGATTGTGGATGCAGGAATAGGTTCACCCGCAGATGCGGCACGGGCAATGGAGCTTGGGGCAGATGGCGTGCTATTAAATACAGCAGTTTCTGGTGCCAAAGATCCTGTGAAGATGGCACTGGCGATGAAGCTGGCCATTGAGGCGGGGCGGTATGGATTTGAAGCTGGACGGATTCCAAAGAAGAAATTCGCAAGTGCAAGCAGTCCAACTGAGGGGTTGAGTCCTCTTTGA
- a CDS encoding thiazole biosynthesis adenylyltransferase ThiF has protein sequence MNDRYSRQTLFAPIGEKGQEKLKQAHVLVVGAGALGTHLSEGLVRAGLGKLTIIDRDYVEWSNLQRQHLYTEEDARIQMPKAIAAEKRLKQLNSDVSVRGIVAELGVQEMETYIPPVDLMIDATDNFETRMLLNDAAQNYSLPWIYGACTGSYGLTYTFLPGRTPCLTCLLGALPMAGETCDTVGIISPAVQIVTANQLSEAFKLLVGDYESLRGTLYYFDIWKNEQASIDVSSMKKRDCPSCGESRSYPYLNEDHHSKTAVLCGRDTVQIRPPKLLNLDLDQLANQLKSVAENININPYLIQFTIDKHRLVLFKDGRVLIHGTKDITKAKSLYNRYIGG, from the coding sequence ATGAATGATCGCTATTCTAGGCAAACCCTTTTTGCTCCTATTGGAGAAAAGGGCCAAGAGAAACTTAAGCAAGCTCATGTTTTAGTCGTAGGGGCAGGGGCTTTAGGCACCCATCTTTCGGAAGGACTGGTTCGCGCAGGGCTAGGCAAACTCACGATAATCGATCGAGATTATGTCGAGTGGAGTAATCTTCAAAGACAACACTTATATACAGAAGAAGATGCGAGGATCCAAATGCCAAAAGCGATTGCGGCTGAAAAACGCTTGAAACAGCTTAATTCCGATGTTTCTGTACGAGGGATCGTGGCAGAGCTCGGGGTGCAAGAAATGGAGACGTACATTCCCCCTGTCGATTTAATGATCGATGCCACCGATAATTTTGAAACTCGGATGCTGTTAAATGATGCCGCCCAGAACTACAGCCTCCCATGGATCTACGGGGCCTGTACGGGCAGCTACGGATTAACGTATACGTTTCTGCCGGGCAGAACGCCTTGTCTCACTTGCTTGTTAGGAGCCCTGCCAATGGCCGGAGAAACCTGTGATACAGTGGGAATTATTAGCCCAGCGGTTCAAATTGTCACAGCGAATCAACTCTCTGAAGCGTTCAAACTTCTAGTTGGAGATTACGAGTCCCTTCGAGGAACCCTCTATTATTTTGATATATGGAAGAATGAACAGGCTTCTATTGACGTCTCCTCAATGAAGAAGAGGGATTGCCCATCATGCGGCGAATCCCGATCTTATCCGTACCTTAATGAGGACCATCATTCTAAAACAGCCGTATTATGCGGCCGCGACACGGTTCAAATACGACCACCGAAACTCCTGAATCTCGATCTGGACCAACTAGCCAACCAACTCAAATCAGTAGCAGAAAACATCAACATCAATCCCTACTTGATCCAATTTACAATAGATAAGCACCGTCTCGTCCTATTTAAAGACGGAAGAGTCCTTATCCACGGAACAAAAGACATCACAAAAGCCAAATCACTCTACAACAGATACATCGGCGGCTGA
- a CDS encoding CBO0543 family protein has protein sequence MDKSFQDFHKAYIHRVASWKAEVLYTWQWWLGMSLTLIPWIFWIIVRKKDSTGRLLYVGVFVSLVSVTLDNIGVQLSLWDYVKPVTPAIPSYLPYDFSLMPVTIMLLIQFTYKVNHWLIGLIYALITSFIGEPIFKWMGIYDPVNWKHIYSVPFYLLIYVSAYKLAFIKTFNSINKESNQ, from the coding sequence ATGGATAAATCATTTCAAGATTTTCACAAAGCATACATACATCGGGTTGCTTCTTGGAAAGCAGAAGTTCTATATACTTGGCAATGGTGGCTTGGAATGTCTCTTACTCTTATCCCCTGGATATTTTGGATAATAGTTAGAAAAAAGGACAGTACAGGAAGATTATTATATGTTGGCGTGTTTGTTAGCCTTGTCTCAGTTACTTTAGACAACATAGGCGTGCAACTTTCCTTATGGGATTATGTCAAACCAGTTACTCCTGCTATTCCATCCTATTTACCCTATGATTTTTCCCTCATGCCAGTCACTATAATGTTATTAATTCAATTTACTTATAAAGTTAATCACTGGCTAATTGGGCTAATATATGCATTAATTACATCTTTTATAGGAGAACCAATTTTTAAATGGATGGGAATTTATGATCCCGTAAATTGGAAGCACATATACTCTGTTCCTTTCTATTTGTTAATTTACGTTTCTGCGTATAAATTAGCTTTTATTAAAACGTTTAACAGTATAAACAAGGAATCTAATCAATAA
- a CDS encoding YjcZ family sporulation protein, translated as MAYGGGGMGAGFALIVVLFILLIIVGTAYVY; from the coding sequence ATGGCATACGGTGGAGGCGGTATGGGTGCAGGATTTGCACTTATCGTTGTATTATTCATCCTTTTAATTATCGTTGGTACTGCTTACGTTTACTAA
- a CDS encoding MarR family transcriptional regulator → MQNEINWSNFAENLQAIHKTLQQDIDKEIAKSKITGPQLMVLDSLVDCNGLTMKELSKKVGLTHSTVSGIVDRLEKQNLVERKTDKSDRRYTRIYISEQVKDYIKKLIPDYYGPLLSKVKSAKKEEQLIITEGISKLRDLIDKNMS, encoded by the coding sequence TTGCAAAATGAAATTAATTGGAGCAATTTCGCGGAAAATCTACAAGCAATCCATAAAACTTTACAGCAAGATATAGATAAAGAAATAGCTAAAAGTAAGATTACAGGCCCACAGCTAATGGTGCTTGATTCACTAGTGGATTGTAATGGTCTAACTATGAAGGAACTGAGCAAAAAGGTAGGACTAACACATAGTACAGTTTCTGGGATAGTAGACCGTTTAGAAAAACAAAACTTAGTGGAACGAAAAACTGACAAATCGGATAGGAGATACACACGTATTTACATTTCAGAACAAGTTAAGGACTACATTAAAAAGTTAATTCCAGATTATTATGGGCCTTTGCTTTCAAAAGTAAAGTCAGCGAAAAAAGAAGAGCAATTAATCATTACTGAAGGTATATCTAAACTGCGTGACCTTATTGATAAAAACATGAGTTAG
- a CDS encoding isoprenylcysteine carboxylmethyltransferase family protein, whose product MKGEEIMAFVGYLPIVLYFLLEFNRRKPVKEEKQNRGSSFYIGVALGLMITIPKFMYSFTANKYNSLLFSGVIVGLIGVWIRYSSMKQLGRFYSRNVGMQGEHKLIQSGLYKYIRNPGYLGSFLTFLGFALSSSSYVAIIINIILFFLAYSYRIKIEERALVTLFGEQYKQYMSKTWRIIPFLY is encoded by the coding sequence ATGAAAGGTGAAGAAATTATGGCCTTTGTTGGATATTTGCCTATTGTTCTATATTTCCTATTAGAATTTAATAGAAGAAAACCTGTTAAAGAAGAAAAACAAAATCGTGGCTCTAGTTTTTATATTGGAGTAGCTTTAGGATTGATGATAACCATTCCAAAATTTATGTATTCCTTTACAGCAAATAAATATAATTCGTTGTTGTTTTCTGGTGTTATCGTTGGATTAATTGGAGTATGGATTAGATATTCTTCAATGAAACAATTGGGTAGATTTTACAGTAGGAATGTCGGAATGCAGGGCGAACATAAGTTAATTCAAAGTGGTTTATACAAATATATTCGTAATCCTGGTTATTTAGGGTCATTTTTGACATTTTTAGGATTTGCTTTATCTTCTTCTTCCTACGTTGCCATTATTATAAATATCATTTTATTTTTTCTTGCTTATTCGTATCGTATAAAAATTGAAGAGAGAGCTCTTGTGACACTATTTGGTGAACAATACAAACAATATATGTCCAAGACTTGGAGAATTATTCCGTTTCTATACTAG
- a CDS encoding anti-repressor SinI family protein produces the protein MSEIKESNLDKEWVKLMLLAKEIGLSIAEVRDYLNKKSKL, from the coding sequence ATGTCTGAAATCAAAGAAAGCAATTTAGATAAAGAGTGGGTTAAATTAATGCTCCTCGCGAAAGAAATCGGTTTATCTATAGCAGAAGTCAGAGACTATCTAAATAAAAAATCAAAATTATAA
- a CDS encoding YjcZ family sporulation protein, with product MGYGAMGGGQCCYGGGGGMGAGFALIVVLFILLIIVGTAYVY from the coding sequence ATGGGATACGGAGCTATGGGCGGCGGCCAATGCTGTTACGGTGGCGGCGGCGGTATGGGCGCAGGATTTGCGCTAATCGTTGTTCTATTCATTTTGTTGATTATCGTAGGGACTGCCTACGTTTATTAA
- a CDS encoding CBO0543 family protein: MTNSQEIIQKIDNVSDKLNQNVYQVNDIWVHDVVFTWRWWIGLLLTIMPWILWIFFRKKESTDRFLYIAFIIILLCVLLDVTGDQYGIWRYRFNLVPIVPTYFPWDFTLMPVTIISLMQFQPKLSPIIKAIVFSLGTSFIGEPLFQWIDVYEPIHWKYEYSVPIQFCIYLLCHWIYQKRFYVEK; encoded by the coding sequence ATGACGAATAGTCAAGAAATCATTCAAAAAATTGATAACGTGTCTGACAAGCTAAACCAAAATGTTTACCAAGTGAATGACATTTGGGTTCATGACGTTGTTTTTACCTGGAGATGGTGGATCGGGTTGCTCCTCACGATAATGCCTTGGATTTTATGGATTTTCTTTAGAAAAAAAGAAAGTACAGATCGATTTCTTTATATCGCATTTATTATTATTCTTCTCTGTGTCTTACTCGATGTTACGGGTGACCAATATGGAATATGGCGTTATAGATTTAATTTAGTTCCTATTGTACCAACCTATTTCCCATGGGATTTTACTTTAATGCCTGTTACGATCATTTCGCTCATGCAATTCCAACCAAAATTAAGCCCTATTATAAAAGCAATCGTATTTTCCTTAGGGACATCCTTTATTGGAGAACCACTATTTCAATGGATAGATGTTTACGAACCAATACATTGGAAATACGAGTATTCTGTACCTATCCAATTTTGCATCTACCTTTTATGCCATTGGATTTATCAAAAAAGATTCTACGTGGAAAAATAA
- a CDS encoding YafY family protein, with translation MNKTDRLLAIVLRLQRKDVVRAVDLASQFETSVRTIYRDIEALCEAGVPIIGAPGTGYSLMEGYFLPPISFTVPEVVSLLIGTDFIEQRFDDDYRIKAQDARSKIEAILPESVLNETSRVRKAMRLLISDKPVTQSKEKDYLEKIRRAILDERKIGFHYTKGLADSEGERHSVRTVAPYGLVLVEGSWMLVARCDLRQEIRHFRLSRMTELIELRQRFEFPIQFNLSEYTPLDDRHLHVRLRFNHEVADKVKESSYHYIEEMAEHQDGLIVVLRVRHLDEVLQWVLSWGADAIVLEPESFRSRISEEAQKILKRY, from the coding sequence ATGAACAAAACAGACCGTTTGTTAGCGATCGTGCTGAGGTTACAACGTAAAGACGTTGTACGGGCCGTAGATTTGGCGAGCCAATTTGAAACTAGTGTGCGAACGATCTACCGTGACATCGAGGCATTGTGTGAAGCGGGTGTTCCGATAATAGGGGCCCCTGGGACAGGCTATTCTCTTATGGAAGGCTATTTCCTGCCTCCAATTAGTTTCACGGTTCCAGAAGTCGTGAGTTTGCTGATTGGAACGGACTTTATCGAACAACGATTTGATGATGATTATCGCATCAAAGCTCAAGATGCTCGGAGCAAAATTGAGGCCATTTTACCAGAGAGTGTTCTCAATGAAACCTCTCGTGTACGTAAAGCAATGCGTTTGCTCATTTCTGATAAACCGGTTACTCAGTCAAAAGAAAAAGACTATCTAGAAAAGATACGTCGAGCGATATTAGATGAGAGAAAAATCGGCTTTCATTATACAAAAGGACTTGCAGATTCTGAAGGGGAACGACATAGTGTTCGTACTGTTGCTCCCTATGGATTGGTGTTAGTTGAAGGATCATGGATGCTCGTAGCCCGGTGTGATTTGCGCCAAGAAATTCGTCATTTTCGCTTGTCCCGAATGACAGAATTGATCGAGTTGAGGCAACGATTTGAATTCCCGATACAGTTTAACTTAAGCGAGTATACCCCGCTGGATGATAGACACTTACATGTCCGCCTTCGATTTAACCATGAGGTCGCTGATAAGGTAAAGGAATCGAGCTATCATTACATAGAGGAAATGGCAGAGCATCAAGATGGACTTATTGTGGTCTTACGTGTTCGTCACTTGGACGAAGTGCTGCAATGGGTCCTTAGTTGGGGAGCCGATGCGATTGTTTTGGAGCCTGAATCATTCAGAAGTCGGATTAGTGAGGAAGCTCAAAAAATCTTAAAACGCTACTGA
- a CDS encoding VOC family protein, with amino-acid sequence MNFASVRIITDDVDRLVNFYEKVMGVSAERPAPVFAELVVPSCTLAIGHSQTVPLFGTGSAVAADNHSVIIEFRVHNIDAEYERLKPFVDEWVKEPTMMPWGNRAMLFRDPDGNLVNLFEPVTEEAIKRFNGRS; translated from the coding sequence GTGAATTTTGCTTCTGTACGTATTATTACCGACGACGTGGATCGTCTTGTCAATTTCTATGAAAAAGTTATGGGTGTTTCGGCAGAACGTCCTGCGCCTGTCTTTGCCGAACTCGTTGTGCCATCGTGTACCCTTGCGATCGGTCATTCGCAGACGGTGCCGCTGTTTGGGACTGGTTCCGCAGTGGCGGCCGACAATCACTCCGTCATTATTGAGTTCCGTGTCCATAATATCGATGCCGAATACGAGCGCTTGAAACCGTTTGTAGATGAGTGGGTAAAGGAACCGACCATGATGCCATGGGGGAACCGTGCCATGTTGTTCCGTGATCCCGACGGAAACTTAGTCAACCTCTTCGAACCAGTGACTGAGGAGGCCATCAAACGGTTCAACGGAAGAAGTTGA
- a CDS encoding SDR family NAD(P)-dependent oxidoreductase, which yields MKALVTGANKGIGFEIARSLGKRGYDILVGARDEARGQAAVEKFAAEGLSATFIKIDLNDLDSLHAAAKKVSSLDILVNNAGIPDSIKPGRAALDLAKHTFDYTTEDLRTTMETNFLGTHELMKNLLTALTVNAKIVNITVPISPTDFWHPLAYITSKAALNVMTLTYAYEFEKMGSHRQIFGIMPGAVATDLNGMEAGVHGGFVKSPEAAGQMSTDIILSDKNQNGQIIQYDGKVVTDYEIQLRD from the coding sequence ATGAAAGCACTTGTCACTGGCGCAAATAAAGGAATCGGTTTCGAAATCGCTCGAAGTCTTGGAAAGCGGGGCTATGACATTCTCGTTGGGGCGCGTGATGAAGCCCGCGGGCAGGCAGCAGTCGAAAAATTTGCCGCAGAAGGCCTATCAGCGACGTTCATCAAGATTGATTTGAATGATTTAGACAGCTTACACGCAGCGGCTAAAAAGGTTAGCTCGCTCGATATTTTGGTCAATAATGCTGGAATTCCTGATAGTATCAAGCCTGGGCGCGCGGCGCTCGACCTCGCAAAGCATACCTTTGACTATACAACTGAGGATCTACGCACGACGATGGAAACGAATTTCCTCGGCACCCATGAACTCATGAAAAATCTGCTGACAGCTCTTACAGTCAACGCGAAAATCGTCAACATCACCGTCCCGATTTCGCCGACCGACTTTTGGCACCCGCTCGCTTATATTACGAGCAAAGCAGCACTCAATGTGATGACACTGACCTACGCTTACGAGTTCGAAAAAATGGGCAGCCATCGCCAAATTTTCGGTATCATGCCTGGCGCTGTTGCAACCGACTTGAACGGCATGGAAGCGGGTGTCCACGGCGGATTCGTCAAGTCTCCCGAAGCCGCCGGGCAAATGAGTACGGACATTATCCTGTCTGATAAAAATCAAAATGGCCAAATTATTCAGTACGATGGTAAGGTTGTTACAGATTATGAGATTCAGCTGAGAGACTAG
- a CDS encoding DNA-binding response regulator, producing MGFEEEYQAFIDAHLQARTGERLRRLQEGHQQAEVLFLKQVWWPLFHHFQYLHPEYEVDDFKDGKRYLDFAYIRPAIRICLEIDGYGPHLKNISRWQFTDNLERQNQLVIDGWTVIRFSYDQVKEKPRRCQQIVQQVIGRWLGDELDHTSLSFVEKEVLRLAIRKGEAIFPKEVEKYLKLSDKTVKKVISRLVDKKMLIPASGNVRVRSYRVGDQVNHPIQ from the coding sequence ATGGGATTTGAAGAAGAATACCAAGCCTTTATAGATGCCCACTTGCAGGCAAGAACCGGTGAACGACTGCGGCGCTTACAAGAGGGACATCAACAAGCTGAAGTTTTGTTTTTGAAGCAAGTGTGGTGGCCTTTATTTCACCATTTTCAGTATCTTCATCCAGAATATGAAGTCGATGATTTCAAAGATGGCAAACGATATTTGGATTTTGCTTATATTCGTCCCGCGATTCGGATTTGCCTTGAAATCGATGGGTACGGCCCTCACTTAAAGAACATAAGCAGATGGCAATTTACCGACAACCTGGAACGTCAAAACCAGCTGGTGATTGACGGATGGACCGTGATTCGTTTTTCATATGATCAAGTTAAAGAGAAGCCTCGCCGTTGTCAACAGATTGTTCAGCAAGTGATTGGCCGATGGTTGGGGGATGAACTGGATCATACATCATTGTCCTTTGTCGAAAAGGAAGTGCTTCGGTTAGCGATCCGGAAGGGAGAAGCCATATTCCCTAAAGAAGTCGAGAAGTATTTGAAGTTAAGTGACAAAACGGTAAAAAAGGTAATTTCTCGATTAGTCGATAAAAAGATGCTGATTCCCGCATCTGGAAATGTGAGGGTTCGCTCTTATCGGGTAGGGGATCAAGTTAATCACCCGATCCAATAA